From Sphingopyxis sp. MWB1, a single genomic window includes:
- the mnmA gene encoding tRNA 2-thiouridine(34) synthase MnmA has translation MTAIMKNDIIPAAGLAQADFQLAKPLKDRRIVVAMSGGVDSSVVAALAARSGAEVIGVTLQLYDHGAKARRVGACCAGQDIRDARAVADRLGFAHYVHDHESRFRDTVIDQFADEYMAGRTPIPCVRCNMGVKFTDLFQLAKDLGADCLATGHYVRRIMGPEGAELHRAVDPARDQSYFLFATTQEQLNFLRFPLGGIEKSVVREIARDLGLGVAGKPDSQDICFVPDGDYASLVRKLRPDADDQGEIVHIDGTLLGVHKGLIHYTVGQRRGIDIGGQAEPLYVVRLEADKKQVVVGPRRALAVSGAQLGETNWLAHVEGRTVLAKVRSMARPVPARIEGDRLIFASPEYGVAPGQAAVLYDAADESRVLGGGWIEQSFPTENIE, from the coding sequence ATGACGGCCATCATGAAAAATGACATTATCCCTGCGGCTGGGCTTGCCCAGGCCGATTTTCAGCTGGCCAAACCGCTGAAAGACCGGCGAATCGTCGTCGCCATGTCGGGCGGAGTCGATTCGAGCGTCGTCGCCGCGCTCGCCGCGCGTTCGGGGGCAGAGGTGATCGGGGTCACGCTCCAACTTTATGATCATGGCGCCAAGGCGCGGCGGGTCGGCGCCTGCTGTGCGGGGCAGGATATCCGCGACGCACGGGCGGTTGCTGACCGGCTGGGCTTCGCCCACTATGTCCATGATCATGAAAGCCGCTTTCGCGATACGGTGATCGACCAGTTCGCCGATGAATATATGGCGGGCCGCACCCCCATTCCCTGTGTTCGCTGCAATATGGGGGTAAAATTCACGGACCTGTTCCAGCTGGCCAAGGATTTGGGCGCCGACTGTCTGGCCACCGGTCATTATGTGCGTCGTATCATGGGACCGGAAGGCGCTGAACTCCACCGCGCGGTCGATCCTGCGCGCGACCAAAGCTATTTTCTGTTCGCCACGACCCAGGAACAGCTCAATTTCCTCCGCTTCCCCCTCGGCGGCATCGAAAAGAGCGTCGTGCGCGAAATTGCGCGCGATCTGGGGCTCGGCGTCGCCGGAAAGCCCGACAGCCAGGACATTTGCTTTGTGCCAGATGGCGATTATGCCTCCTTGGTGCGCAAGCTGCGCCCCGACGCCGATGACCAGGGTGAGATCGTCCATATCGACGGCACATTGCTTGGCGTGCACAAGGGGTTGATCCATTATACGGTCGGCCAGCGGCGCGGCATCGACATCGGCGGTCAGGCCGAACCGCTCTATGTGGTGCGCCTCGAAGCTGACAAAAAACAGGTTGTGGTCGGCCCCCGGCGGGCGCTGGCGGTATCGGGCGCACAGCTTGGCGAAACCAATTGGCTGGCCCATGTCGAAGGGCGGACGGTGCTGGCAAAAGTGCGCAGCATGGCGCGACCCGTGCCAGCCCGGATCGAAGGCGACCGGCTGATTTTTGCTTCGCCTGAATATGGCGTCGCTCCCGGACAGGCGGCGGTGCTTTATGATGCTGCAGACGAAAGCCGGGTGCTGGGAGGTGGCTGGATCGAACAAAGCTTTCCGACTGAAAACATAGAATGA
- a CDS encoding GIY-YIG nuclease family protein, with the protein MHRDFQPCTYMMASARKGTLYTGVTSHLIQRIVQHREGSFDGVTKRYGVKRLVWFELAGAMEHAIAREKRLKNWQRQWKIDLIAASNPDLAEELGLPPLSG; encoded by the coding sequence ATGCACCGCGATTTTCAGCCATGCACCTATATGATGGCGAGCGCGCGGAAGGGGACGCTTTACACCGGCGTCACCTCGCACCTGATCCAGCGGATCGTCCAGCATCGCGAAGGCAGCTTCGACGGCGTTACCAAGCGATATGGCGTCAAGCGGCTCGTCTGGTTCGAACTCGCCGGGGCGATGGAGCATGCCATCGCGCGCGAAAAGCGGCTCAAGAACTGGCAGCGCCAGTGGAAGATCGACCTGATCGCCGCGTCGAACCCCGACCTGGCCGAGGAATTGGGGCTGCCGCCGCTGAGCGGGTGA
- the sciP gene encoding CtrA inhibitor SciP: MIENQKIRPAQVIGPLGEPLTLDTLPPANTTRWVVRRKAEVVAAVNGGLLTVDEACERYGLTLEEFASWQRSIERSGMPGLRVTRIQHYRDLYERQQRF; the protein is encoded by the coding sequence ATGATCGAGAACCAGAAAATCCGGCCCGCTCAGGTTATTGGCCCGCTCGGCGAACCCTTGACGCTGGACACACTCCCCCCCGCCAACACGACGCGCTGGGTCGTGCGCCGCAAAGCCGAAGTCGTCGCGGCAGTAAATGGCGGCCTTTTGACGGTGGACGAGGCGTGCGAACGCTATGGGCTGACGCTGGAAGAATTTGCCAGCTGGCAGCGCTCGATCGAACGTAGCGGCATGCCGGGTCTGCGCGTAACGCGCATCCAGCATTATCGCGACCTGTATGAGCGCCAGCAACGCTTTTAA
- a CDS encoding EAL domain-containing protein, with protein MIISWRAIGVSLLLALAVGLSDASEPIDRMVEAAIGRLAWRPVSGDIAVVALDEKTLEHFENGDVSMTQHAKIVEAIDKAGAARLFIDFIYDRREKDADFPKLTRAVREMGERVGLAVEAKSTRQGATQFTRFPTVAFGPKAQRVPIGWEYEYWQVWRLPVALEMNGQIYPSMSAEIARRYIKTPTTYALDYSYRTDSIPVVSALDLLTGKAGTAELAGKDVIFAATAPTFQDTHFLPGHDRIPGAFIHLIGAETLKRGLPSDIGWWLSLAAAGIALAVGLWYKRGRHFYLAASAAILLVIGGKIWLAAQLVTTVVGPALVLVAAIAANVTRQRRKQSAQRQNPVSGLPNFEALRNQAAFGSHTVIAAKLVNFDDLTAFLPGEGSQQLIEQVARRLQLASQGTALHHDPDGSFAWLVPYYQHSQIESQLAGLAALFNAPLTIGELRVDVSIAFGVNDEFEGSNGQRLAAALVAAEHAIRTRALWTKYTPRGQEDAGWQLSFHSELEDALIGGDIWVAYQPQYHIDSGSLVGIEALARWSHPTRGPIPPDEFIVQAEKSQDIYRLTLFVMDQAIRSSAQLRDEGIVAHMSVNLSAALLDHADLVSTIRVMLTAHHLPPEMLTIEITETAQIENSRQARQTLSQLRRAGVRLSIDDYGTGQSNLEYLTEIEADEIKIDKRFVGTMCDSSRNFEIVKSTIDLAHRLGAVAVAEGIEDRATMQLLGQLNCDVGQGYYLGKPQNFADLSKALHNNSKARSA; from the coding sequence ATGATCATCAGTTGGCGCGCCATCGGGGTGTCGCTGCTGCTGGCACTTGCCGTCGGGCTTTCAGACGCCTCCGAACCGATCGACCGCATGGTTGAGGCGGCAATCGGCCGATTGGCCTGGCGTCCCGTATCCGGCGACATTGCCGTAGTAGCTCTTGATGAAAAGACGCTGGAGCATTTCGAAAATGGCGATGTGTCGATGACGCAGCACGCCAAAATTGTTGAGGCGATCGACAAGGCGGGGGCCGCCCGATTGTTCATCGACTTTATTTATGACCGCCGCGAAAAAGATGCGGATTTCCCGAAGCTGACCCGTGCCGTCCGTGAGATGGGGGAACGCGTGGGACTGGCGGTGGAGGCAAAATCGACGCGGCAAGGTGCAACGCAGTTCACACGTTTTCCCACCGTTGCTTTTGGCCCGAAAGCGCAGCGCGTCCCGATCGGTTGGGAATATGAATATTGGCAGGTTTGGCGGTTGCCGGTCGCGCTGGAGATGAATGGGCAGATTTATCCGAGCATGTCCGCGGAGATTGCGCGCCGTTACATCAAGACGCCGACAACCTATGCCCTCGATTATTCCTATCGCACCGATTCCATTCCCGTCGTCAGCGCGCTGGACCTGTTGACTGGCAAAGCCGGGACCGCAGAGCTTGCGGGCAAAGATGTCATTTTTGCGGCGACCGCGCCGACCTTTCAGGACACACATTTTCTGCCCGGGCATGACCGTATTCCGGGAGCTTTCATTCATCTGATCGGCGCGGAAACGCTCAAGCGTGGCCTTCCCAGCGATATCGGCTGGTGGTTGAGCCTCGCTGCGGCCGGCATCGCCCTCGCCGTAGGGCTGTGGTATAAAAGGGGTCGCCACTTTTATCTGGCGGCCAGCGCGGCTATTCTGCTGGTGATCGGCGGAAAAATTTGGCTCGCAGCCCAGTTGGTCACTACGGTGGTGGGCCCTGCCCTCGTGCTTGTCGCCGCCATCGCCGCGAATGTAACAAGGCAGCGGCGCAAACAATCTGCGCAACGGCAAAATCCGGTTTCCGGCCTTCCCAATTTTGAGGCGCTACGCAATCAGGCTGCTTTCGGTAGCCACACTGTCATCGCGGCCAAGCTCGTCAATTTCGACGATCTGACCGCCTTTCTGCCCGGTGAGGGTAGCCAGCAATTGATCGAGCAGGTTGCGCGCCGGTTGCAACTGGCATCACAAGGCACCGCCTTGCACCATGACCCCGACGGCAGTTTTGCCTGGCTGGTCCCCTATTATCAGCATAGCCAGATTGAGAGTCAGCTGGCGGGTCTCGCCGCGCTCTTCAATGCTCCCCTGACCATCGGAGAGTTGCGCGTCGACGTGTCGATCGCCTTTGGGGTCAATGACGAATTTGAAGGGTCCAACGGCCAGCGGCTGGCCGCCGCCCTGGTCGCTGCGGAGCACGCGATACGCACCCGTGCGCTTTGGACGAAATATACCCCCCGTGGCCAGGAGGATGCCGGCTGGCAGCTGAGCTTCCATTCGGAACTGGAAGATGCCCTGATCGGAGGCGATATCTGGGTCGCTTATCAGCCGCAATATCATATCGACAGCGGTTCGCTGGTCGGCATCGAAGCGCTGGCGCGCTGGAGCCACCCAACACGCGGCCCCATTCCGCCCGATGAATTTATCGTTCAAGCGGAGAAGAGCCAGGATATCTATCGCCTGACACTGTTCGTCATGGATCAGGCTATTCGCTCCAGCGCCCAATTACGCGACGAGGGCATAGTCGCGCATATGTCGGTCAATCTCTCCGCCGCCTTGCTCGACCATGCCGACCTTGTGAGCACGATCCGGGTGATGCTGACCGCGCATCATCTTCCGCCGGAGATGCTGACAATTGAAATCACCGAAACCGCGCAGATCGAAAATAGTCGTCAGGCGCGCCAGACCCTGAGCCAATTGCGGCGCGCAGGCGTACGCCTGTCGATCGACGATTATGGCACCGGTCAGTCGAACCTTGAATATCTGACCGAAATCGAGGCGGACGAAATCAAGATCGACAAACGTTTCGTTGGCACCATGTGCGATTCGTCCCGCAATTTTGAAATCGTTAAGTCCACAATTGACCTCGCCCATCGATTGGGCGCCGTCGCCGTGGCAGAGGGCATAGAGGACCGAGCGACGATGCAGTTGCTGGGGCAGCTCAATTGCGACGTAGGCCAAGGCTATTACCTTGGAAAACCACAGAATTTTGCCGACCTTTCAAAGGCGCTGCACAATAACAGCAAAGCGCGCTCTGCCTGA
- a CDS encoding FRG domain-containing protein, whose product MGADPGGQEGAGGELEPAECRRVFGLADKGAMITGQNPNSSFTAHSIEDALKFFQETVERYPNKSLLYRGHADESWKVIPSIFRQIPDVSKYEAEIVRELVSLFPNDFSNDQSMFDRLVRMQHYGLYTRLLDVTKNPLVALYFAVDQDDSAEKDGAVIIFIGMAERHKFYDSDVVSCMANLANLKEDERLTLETTKARTVSEFNALQPTDRLIQFIRAEKPHFSPRIHRVDLFRPVSVTPKRSNQRMHAQSGQFILYGLDPKRGPAFEKTNMMIKMTISKSAKSQIRNRLDQLGIDGSTMFPEIDKAAKRICQRYKDMAFPF is encoded by the coding sequence ATGGGCGCTGACCCCGGCGGGCAAGAAGGTGCTGGCGGCGAACTCGAACCGGCGGAATGCAGGCGGGTTTTCGGTTTAGCGGATAAAGGCGCTATGATTACTGGCCAAAACCCCAATTCCAGCTTCACCGCGCATAGCATCGAAGACGCGCTGAAATTTTTCCAAGAGACAGTGGAACGCTATCCCAACAAAAGCCTCCTCTACCGCGGACATGCAGACGAGTCTTGGAAAGTCATCCCAAGCATATTCCGCCAAATTCCTGATGTTTCGAAATATGAAGCAGAGATCGTCCGAGAACTAGTAAGCCTCTTCCCAAATGATTTCTCTAACGATCAATCTATGTTTGATCGCCTAGTGAGAATGCAACATTATGGCCTTTACACCAGATTATTGGATGTAACCAAGAATCCTTTGGTCGCACTTTACTTTGCCGTAGATCAGGATGATTCGGCGGAAAAAGACGGAGCGGTCATTATATTCATAGGAATGGCAGAAAGACATAAATTTTATGATTCTGATGTTGTTAGCTGCATGGCGAATTTAGCGAACCTTAAAGAAGATGAACGCTTAACACTTGAAACAACGAAAGCTCGCACCGTCAGTGAATTCAATGCGCTACAACCTACTGATCGCCTTATTCAGTTTATTAGGGCCGAGAAGCCGCATTTTTCCCCTAGAATTCATAGGGTTGATTTATTTCGTCCGGTATCAGTAACCCCGAAACGGTCCAATCAGAGGATGCACGCACAATCGGGTCAATTCATTCTATATGGACTGGATCCAAAACGCGGACCCGCGTTCGAAAAAACAAATATGATGATAAAAATGACGATTTCGAAATCGGCTAAGTCACAGATTAGAAATAGACTAGATCAGCTCGGAATTGATGGAAGCACAATGTTTCCTGAAATAGACAAAGCCGCCAAGAGAATTTGCCAAAGATACAAAGATATGGCTTTTCCATTTTGA
- a CDS encoding acyl-CoA dehydrogenase produces the protein MTYSAPTTEQLFVLNHIARIDAMAQHERFAAAAPDMVEAIVAGIGEFAADVYAPLNRVGDVQNPKWDNGRVTMPPGFKEAYRQFVEGGWGTIDGPAAYGGQDLPFTLATVVIEALGSADMGFTLCNILTPGAIHALMAYGTEEQRQRWLPKLVTGEWNGTMNLTEPAAGSDVGALRSTAEKITEGEHAGLYKIKGQKIFITFGEHDLTDNIVHLVLARTPGAPEGTRGISLFLVPKYRLDADGQPAISNGVHCASIEHKLGIHASPTAVMVYGEDEDCLGEIVGEEMGGMRAMFVMMNNARLMVGCQGVQIAERATQQAQRYAAERVQSALAGSADRTPVTIDHHPDVKRMLWRMRAQTEAARALIYYAAAQTDFGKLGDEAAKMRAEILIPLAKAHATDIGCEVASLGVQVHGGMGFIEETGAAQHYRDARIAPIYEGTNGIQAADLVGRKLGMAGGDMVRALIDDIAHGAGDFPELRELAEACRAVTDWMAGANAPDRLAGSYPYLTMLATATCGWLMAIQHHAAKAGLAEDSGDTAFLEAKIASTRFYLQQIVPAATGLAPSALAGDAALAPLPTLG, from the coding sequence ATGACGTATAGCGCGCCGACCACCGAACAGCTTTTCGTTCTCAACCATATCGCGCGGATCGACGCGATGGCGCAGCATGAGCGTTTCGCCGCCGCCGCCCCCGATATGGTCGAAGCGATTGTGGCGGGAATCGGCGAATTTGCCGCCGATGTTTACGCGCCGCTGAACCGCGTCGGCGATGTGCAAAATCCCAAATGGGACAATGGCCGCGTCACCATGCCGCCGGGGTTCAAGGAAGCCTATCGCCAATTTGTCGAGGGCGGCTGGGGCACCATCGACGGACCAGCCGCCTATGGCGGGCAGGACCTGCCCTTCACGCTGGCGACGGTGGTGATCGAAGCGCTGGGCAGCGCCGACATGGGCTTTACCCTGTGCAACATCCTGACCCCCGGCGCGATCCACGCGCTGATGGCCTATGGCACCGAGGAGCAGCGGCAGCGCTGGCTGCCCAAGCTTGTCACCGGCGAGTGGAACGGAACGATGAACCTGACCGAGCCTGCCGCGGGCAGCGACGTCGGCGCGCTGCGTTCGACCGCCGAAAAAATCACCGAGGGCGAACATGCGGGCCTCTACAAGATCAAGGGGCAAAAGATCTTCATTACCTTCGGCGAGCATGACCTGACCGACAATATTGTCCACCTCGTCCTCGCGCGCACGCCGGGCGCGCCCGAAGGCACGCGCGGCATTTCGCTGTTCCTCGTCCCCAAATATCGGCTCGATGCCGATGGCCAGCCGGCGATTTCGAACGGCGTTCATTGCGCGTCGATCGAGCATAAGCTCGGCATCCACGCCTCCCCCACCGCCGTCATGGTCTATGGCGAGGACGAAGACTGCCTCGGCGAGATTGTCGGCGAAGAAATGGGCGGAATGCGCGCCATGTTCGTGATGATGAACAATGCGCGCCTGATGGTCGGTTGCCAGGGCGTACAGATCGCCGAACGCGCGACGCAGCAGGCGCAGCGTTATGCTGCCGAGCGCGTGCAATCGGCGCTGGCGGGAAGCGCCGACCGCACCCCCGTCACGATCGACCATCATCCCGACGTCAAGCGCATGTTGTGGCGGATGCGCGCGCAGACCGAGGCTGCGCGCGCGCTCATCTATTATGCCGCCGCGCAGACCGATTTCGGCAAGCTGGGCGATGAGGCCGCAAAGATGCGCGCCGAAATATTGATCCCGCTGGCCAAGGCACATGCAACCGACATCGGCTGCGAAGTCGCGAGCCTGGGCGTGCAGGTGCATGGCGGCATGGGCTTCATCGAGGAAACCGGCGCCGCGCAACATTATCGCGACGCGCGCATCGCGCCGATTTACGAAGGCACCAATGGCATTCAGGCCGCCGATCTGGTCGGGCGCAAGCTGGGCATGGCGGGCGGCGACATGGTCCGCGCGCTGATCGACGATATTGCCCATGGCGCGGGCGACTTTCCCGAGCTTCGCGAACTGGCCGAGGCGTGCCGCGCGGTCACCGACTGGATGGCCGGCGCCAATGCCCCCGACCGGCTGGCGGGCAGCTATCCCTATCTCACCATGCTCGCCACCGCGACCTGCGGCTGGCTGATGGCGATCCAGCACCATGCGGCCAAGGCCGGGCTGGCAGAAGACAGCGGCGACACGGCGTTTCTGGAAGCCAAAATCGCCTCGACCCGCTTTTACCTGCAGCAGATTGTGCCCGCGGCAACGGGCCTTGCCCCCTCGGCGCTCGCGGGCGACGCGGCGCTGGCGCCGCTTCCCACGCTCGGCTGA
- a CDS encoding ribonucleoside-diphosphate reductase subunit alpha codes for MDFRETDRVETSDVSAVELTKNEAPNEAPAASALPEGDVAAKLNQSDEPKIRARRFSIVTDASRDALLTDFGKETLQDRYLLPGESYQDLFARVADAYADDAEHAQRLYDYISRLWFMPATPVLSNGGTGRGLPISCYLNSVDDSLEGIVNTWNENVWLASRGGGIGTYWGAVRGIGEPVGLNGKTSGIIPFVRVMDSLTLAISQGSLRRGSAACYLDVSHPEIEEFLEVRKPSGDFNRKALNLHHGVLITDEFMEAVRDGREFDLRSPRDGSVRNTVDARSLFQKLVETRLATGEPYIIFIDQVNRMMPKHHRELGLKVTTSNLCSEITLPTGRDHLGNDRTAVCCLSSLNLETWDEWNGDKRFIEDVMRMLDNVLQDYIDRAPPEMARAKYSASRERSVGLGVMGFHSFLQARGLPFEGAMAKSSNLRIFKHIRSQVDAASMLLAKERGPCPDAADQGVMERFSCKMAIAPTASISIICGGTSACIEPIPANIYTHKTLSGSFVVKNPHLEALLVDKAKNSDNVWNTILEKGGSVQHLDFLTQDEKDCFKTSFEIDQRWLLELAADRTPYIDQAASLNLFIPADVEKWDLLMLHYRAWELGIKSLYYLRSKSVQRAGFAGGVEADNTPEAAKFELAAGTTDYDECLACQ; via the coding sequence ATGGACTTTCGGGAAACGGATCGAGTGGAGACAAGCGACGTGTCGGCGGTGGAATTGACGAAGAATGAAGCGCCAAATGAAGCGCCCGCAGCTTCCGCCCTCCCTGAAGGGGACGTGGCCGCCAAGCTGAACCAGAGCGACGAGCCGAAAATCCGCGCGCGGCGCTTTTCCATTGTCACCGACGCCAGCCGCGACGCGCTGCTGACCGATTTTGGCAAGGAAACCCTGCAGGACCGCTATCTCCTCCCCGGCGAATCCTATCAGGACTTGTTCGCGCGCGTCGCCGACGCCTATGCCGACGATGCCGAGCACGCCCAGCGCCTTTACGATTATATCTCGCGCCTGTGGTTCATGCCCGCGACCCCCGTCTTGTCGAACGGCGGCACCGGACGCGGCCTTCCCATCTCCTGCTATCTCAATTCGGTCGACGACAGCCTCGAAGGCATCGTCAACACCTGGAATGAAAATGTCTGGCTGGCGAGCCGCGGCGGCGGCATCGGCACCTATTGGGGCGCGGTGCGCGGCATTGGCGAACCGGTCGGCCTCAATGGCAAGACCAGCGGGATCATCCCCTTTGTCCGCGTGATGGACTCGCTCACCCTCGCAATCAGCCAGGGCTCGCTGCGCCGCGGCTCGGCGGCCTGCTATCTCGACGTCTCGCACCCCGAGATTGAAGAGTTTCTGGAGGTTCGCAAACCCTCGGGCGATTTCAACCGCAAGGCGCTGAACCTGCACCATGGCGTGCTGATCACCGATGAATTTATGGAAGCGGTGCGCGACGGCCGCGAATTTGACCTGCGCAGCCCGCGCGACGGCAGCGTCCGCAACACGGTTGATGCGCGCAGCCTGTTCCAGAAGCTGGTCGAAACGCGCCTTGCGACGGGCGAGCCCTATATCATCTTCATCGACCAGGTGAACCGGATGATGCCCAAGCATCACCGCGAGCTGGGGCTCAAGGTCACGACGTCGAACCTGTGCAGCGAGATCACGCTGCCGACGGGCCGCGACCATCTGGGTAATGACCGCACCGCGGTCTGCTGCCTCTCGTCGCTCAACCTCGAAACCTGGGACGAGTGGAACGGCGACAAGCGCTTCATCGAAGATGTGATGCGCATGCTCGACAATGTCCTTCAGGATTATATCGACCGCGCCCCGCCCGAAATGGCGCGCGCCAAATATTCGGCGAGCCGCGAGCGCTCGGTCGGCCTCGGCGTGATGGGCTTCCACAGCTTCCTCCAGGCGCGCGGCCTTCCGTTCGAGGGCGCGATGGCGAAATCGTCGAACCTGCGCATCTTCAAGCATATCCGCAGCCAGGTCGACGCCGCGTCGATGCTGCTCGCCAAAGAGCGCGGCCCCTGCCCCGACGCCGCCGATCAGGGCGTGATGGAGCGCTTTTCGTGCAAGATGGCGATCGCGCCGACCGCGTCGATCAGCATCATCTGCGGCGGCACCAGCGCGTGCATCGAGCCGATCCCCGCGAACATCTACACGCACAAGACGCTGTCGGGCAGCTTTGTGGTCAAGAACCCGCATCTCGAGGCGCTGCTCGTCGACAAGGCGAAGAACAGCGACAATGTGTGGAACACGATCCTCGAAAAGGGGGGCAGCGTCCAGCACCTCGACTTCCTGACGCAGGACGAGAAGGACTGCTTCAAGACGAGCTTCGAGATCGACCAGCGCTGGCTGCTCGAACTCGCCGCCGACCGCACGCCCTATATCGACCAGGCCGCGTCGCTGAACCTCTTCATCCCGGCGGATGTCGAGAAATGGGACCTGCTCATGCTCCACTACCGCGCGTGGGAGCTTGGCATCAAATCGCTCTATTATCTCCGCTCGAAATCGGTGCAGCGCGCCGGCTTCGCGGGCGGGGTCGAGGCTGACAACACCCCCGAAGCCGCCAAGTTCGAACTCGCGGCGGGGACGACCGACTATGACGAGTGCCTGGCCTGCCAGTGA
- a CDS encoding ribonucleotide-diphosphate reductase subunit beta, translated as MPLLEARKTYKPFEYPWAYDFWKRQQQIHWMPEEVPLGEDCRDWAQKISDHERNLLTQIFRFFTQADVEVQDCYHDKYGRVFKPTEVKMMLTAFSNMETVHIAAYSHLLDTIGMPESEYGMFLEYDEMRAKHDYLGTFGVDSDEDIARTLAMFGGFTEGLQLFASFAMLMNFPRFNKMKGMGQIVSWSVRDESLHCEGITRLFHAFTKERGCLTKAVKEDIIDCCQKTVRLEDAFIDLAFEQGPVPGMTPKEIKRYIRYIADWRLGQLGFQPIYMIDEHPLPWLAPLLNGVEHANFFETRATEYSKAATRGDWNSVWTSFDSRKKAKANDETAPEGDDGDDMFKQAGIAAE; from the coding sequence ATGCCTTTGTTGGAAGCCCGCAAAACCTACAAGCCCTTCGAATATCCCTGGGCCTATGATTTCTGGAAGCGCCAGCAGCAGATCCACTGGATGCCCGAGGAGGTGCCGCTGGGCGAGGATTGCCGCGACTGGGCGCAGAAGATCAGCGACCATGAACGCAATCTGCTCACGCAGATCTTCCGCTTCTTCACCCAGGCCGATGTCGAGGTGCAGGATTGCTATCACGACAAGTACGGCCGCGTGTTCAAGCCGACCGAGGTCAAGATGATGCTGACCGCGTTCAGCAACATGGAAACCGTCCATATCGCCGCCTACAGCCACCTGCTCGACACGATCGGCATGCCCGAGAGCGAATATGGCATGTTCCTCGAATATGACGAGATGCGCGCCAAGCACGATTATCTCGGCACCTTCGGCGTCGACAGCGACGAGGATATCGCGCGCACCCTCGCCATGTTCGGCGGCTTTACCGAGGGGCTGCAGCTTTTCGCCAGCTTCGCGATGCTGATGAACTTCCCGCGCTTCAACAAGATGAAAGGCATGGGCCAGATCGTCAGCTGGTCGGTGCGCGACGAAAGCCTGCACTGCGAAGGCATCACGCGCCTCTTCCACGCCTTTACCAAGGAACGCGGCTGCCTGACCAAGGCGGTGAAGGAAGATATCATCGACTGCTGCCAGAAAACGGTGCGGCTCGAAGATGCCTTCATCGACCTCGCCTTTGAACAAGGCCCCGTCCCCGGCATGACGCCCAAGGAGATCAAGCGCTACATCCGCTACATCGCCGACTGGCGCCTCGGGCAGCTCGGCTTCCAGCCGATCTACATGATCGACGAGCACCCGCTGCCATGGCTCGCCCCGCTCCTCAACGGCGTCGAGCACGCCAATTTCTTCGAAACCCGCGCGACCGAATATTCAAAGGCGGCAACGCGCGGCGACTGGAACAGCGTGTGGACCAGCTTCGATAGCCGCAAGAAAGCCAAGGCGAACGACGAAACCGCCCCCGAAGGCGACGACGGCGACGACATGTTCAAACAAGCCGGCATCGCCGCCGAGTAA
- a CDS encoding DsbA family oxidoreductase: MTPAPPRISVDIVSDVMCPWCIIGWLKFEKVMAHFAGRLAFRVQWHPFELNPDMPPEGEDAAQHVIRKYGISAEQSRANTGHLARIAANLGFTFNRGPDFRMRNSFDAHRLLSWAGTLEDTDQATATGVQTALKLALFRAHFTDNRNVADPAILVDIAASVGLDGERAAAILAGDEFAAMVRDEEAFWIDRNITGVPAFILDGRLLIPGAQDAEAFIRVIEKKLLVSA; encoded by the coding sequence ATGACCCCGGCACCGCCCCGCATATCGGTCGATATCGTCTCCGACGTCATGTGCCCCTGGTGCATTATCGGCTGGCTGAAGTTCGAAAAAGTTATGGCGCATTTTGCGGGGCGGCTCGCTTTTCGTGTCCAATGGCATCCCTTCGAACTTAATCCCGACATGCCGCCCGAGGGGGAGGATGCGGCGCAGCATGTCATCCGTAAATATGGGATCAGCGCCGAACAAAGCCGTGCGAACACTGGGCATCTCGCGCGCATCGCCGCCAATCTTGGTTTCACCTTCAATCGCGGCCCTGATTTTCGGATGCGTAACAGCTTCGATGCCCATCGGCTGCTCAGCTGGGCAGGCACGCTCGAGGATACCGATCAAGCGACGGCAACCGGGGTGCAGACAGCTTTGAAACTCGCACTGTTCCGTGCCCATTTTACCGACAATCGCAATGTCGCCGACCCTGCCATATTGGTCGATATCGCCGCCTCGGTGGGGCTCGATGGCGAGCGTGCCGCCGCTATTCTGGCGGGTGACGAATTTGCCGCCATGGTGCGCGATGAAGAGGCGTTCTGGATCGACCGCAATATTACCGGCGTGCCCGCCTTCATCCTCGACGGGCGTTTGCTCATCCCCGGCGCGCAGGATGCCGAAGCGTTCATTCGCGTGATCGAGAAAAAGCTGCTCGTCTCCGCATAG